A section of the Marinoscillum sp. 108 genome encodes:
- the chrA gene encoding chromate efflux transporter, translated as MDHLKKPSFKEACWFWLKLGFISFGGPAGQIAIMHEFLVEKKKWISESRFLHALNYTMILPGPEAQQLATYTGWLLHGTKGGLVAGVFFVLPSMFILCGLSALYATYGNIPWVYAMFSGLKPAVMAIVILALIKIGTKSLHTTFHFLLAGMAFVLMFFFNTPFPYIIIGALLLSFVVRKMLPSLFKQTTSAQEQLTKDEEQYFINRNHFLPDAGFKVGRLVRQVFAAALLWVIPIGLFYLFSSDFSFWKQLSLFFTQAAFVTFGGAYAVLPYVAQVSVEQLNWLTELQMIDGLALGETTPGPLVMVLVFVGFMAGYNHYDGSVLMGALGLVATTFYTFVPCFLFVFAGAPIIEKTRENEKIKQALTLVTAAVVGVILNLTIYLGKAIVFPEEMTLGGIDYPILGWVVVSFVAMYRFKLNMITWIVISSLFGLVNHFITQLL; from the coding sequence ATGGATCATCTAAAAAAACCGTCGTTTAAAGAAGCATGCTGGTTCTGGTTGAAGCTTGGATTTATCAGCTTTGGTGGCCCGGCAGGTCAGATTGCCATCATGCACGAATTTCTGGTTGAAAAGAAGAAATGGATTTCTGAAAGTCGTTTTCTCCATGCGCTAAATTATACCATGATATTGCCTGGACCTGAAGCTCAGCAACTTGCTACCTACACAGGTTGGCTGCTGCACGGGACTAAAGGGGGCCTCGTAGCGGGTGTGTTTTTTGTGCTTCCTTCCATGTTCATCTTATGTGGACTATCGGCTTTATATGCTACTTATGGCAATATCCCCTGGGTATATGCCATGTTTAGTGGATTGAAGCCGGCGGTAATGGCCATTGTCATTCTGGCGCTGATAAAAATCGGCACTAAATCATTGCATACCACCTTTCACTTTCTACTGGCAGGAATGGCCTTTGTGCTAATGTTCTTTTTTAATACTCCCTTTCCATATATCATCATTGGAGCTTTGCTGTTGTCTTTTGTGGTACGCAAAATGCTTCCATCGCTGTTTAAGCAGACCACTTCTGCACAAGAGCAACTGACAAAGGATGAGGAGCAGTACTTTATCAACCGCAATCATTTTTTGCCTGATGCCGGTTTTAAAGTTGGAAGGTTGGTTAGGCAGGTGTTCGCAGCGGCTTTGCTTTGGGTGATTCCCATCGGACTATTTTATCTGTTCAGTAGTGATTTTTCCTTCTGGAAGCAGCTTTCACTCTTTTTCACACAGGCCGCATTCGTCACATTTGGTGGAGCTTATGCAGTATTGCCCTATGTAGCACAGGTAAGTGTGGAGCAACTCAATTGGCTGACCGAACTCCAAATGATTGATGGCCTGGCACTTGGTGAAACCACGCCCGGACCATTGGTTATGGTGTTGGTATTTGTTGGTTTTATGGCGGGATACAACCACTATGACGGCTCTGTGTTGATGGGGGCATTAGGGTTGGTTGCTACGACTTTTTACACATTTGTTCCATGTTTCCTTTTCGTCTTTGCAGGGGCACCCATTATTGAAAAAACACGCGAAAATGAAAAGATCAAACAAGCCTTGACACTGGTGACAGCAGCAGTGGTAGGAGTGATCCTTAACCTGACCATTTATCTGGGTAAGGCCATAGTGTTTCCTGAAGAAATGACTTTAGGAGGAATTGACTACCCGATTTTAGGATGGGTGGTGGTTTCATTTGTGGCGATGTACCGATTTAAACTGAACATGATCACCTGGATAGTGATCAGCTCATTATTCGGACTGGTAAATCACTTCATCACTCAACTGCTTTAA
- a CDS encoding AraC family transcriptional regulator translates to MTLEIPQLHIKNMVCPRCVMVVRQAFEQIGVEPISVDLGEVKLKKELSGDELKQLDDLLAKNGFERIDDRKVQLLEKIKTLVIDTIHHRDPYDTHIQWSAYLSDQLHYDYNYLSSLFSGMAGITLEQYIIRQKMEKVKEFLFYDELSVKEIAYKMGFSSVAHLSNQFKKIIGLSPTEFKKSIQQTQSRKPLDQII, encoded by the coding sequence ATGACCTTGGAAATCCCTCAGCTACATATCAAAAACATGGTTTGCCCCCGCTGCGTCATGGTGGTCAGGCAGGCTTTTGAGCAAATCGGGGTAGAGCCTATATCTGTTGATTTGGGGGAAGTGAAACTCAAAAAAGAGCTGTCAGGAGATGAGTTGAAGCAATTGGATGACCTACTGGCCAAAAATGGTTTTGAGCGAATCGACGATCGTAAAGTGCAGTTGCTGGAGAAGATCAAGACCCTGGTGATTGACACCATTCATCATCGTGATCCCTACGATACCCACATTCAGTGGTCGGCTTACCTGTCGGACCAGCTCCATTACGACTACAACTATCTCAGTAGCCTGTTTTCAGGCATGGCAGGGATCACGCTGGAGCAGTACATCATTCGCCAAAAGATGGAAAAAGTGAAGGAGTTTCTATTTTACGACGAGCTGTCAGTGAAAGAAATTGCCTACAAGATGGGTTTCAGCAGCGTGGCGCACCTGTCCAATCAATTCAAAAAGATCATCGGGTTGTCACCCACCGAATTCAAGAAAAGTATTCAACAGACCCAATCCAGGAAGCCGCTGGATCAGATCATATAA
- a CDS encoding GDCCVxC domain-containing (seleno)protein has protein sequence MEKAAELKSTITCPKCGHQKEETMPTDACQYFYECENCHEVLKPKEGDCCVYCSYGSEKCPPVQNGTCNC, from the coding sequence ATGGAGAAAGCAGCAGAGTTAAAATCAACCATTACCTGTCCGAAATGCGGACATCAGAAAGAAGAAACCATGCCAACAGATGCATGTCAATATTTCTATGAATGTGAAAACTGTCATGAGGTATTGAAACCCAAAGAAGGCGACTGTTGTGTGTACTGCAGTTATGGGAGTGAGAAGTGCCCACCGGTGCAAAATGGAACTTGCAATTGCTAA
- a CDS encoding AraC family transcriptional regulator, translating into MESTQVNIKGMVCSRCIFTIRESLQKAGMFVRDISLGKVTFCKPIDDPQKTTVRSILSGLGFELVSDKRETRFLEIREFIHQWIAAGSGREQGVTLSESLSRHFMQNYDTLSELFSQMEGKSIEKYHIEKRIEVVKESLVYTGKSLSQIAYERGYSSAHHLSAQFKKVTGLNPSHFKQIQRSKGLIVPDHSNEKV; encoded by the coding sequence ATGGAAAGCACTCAGGTCAATATCAAAGGGATGGTTTGCAGTCGCTGCATTTTCACTATCCGGGAAAGCCTGCAAAAGGCAGGAATGTTTGTCAGGGATATTTCCCTGGGGAAGGTCACCTTCTGCAAGCCTATAGACGATCCGCAGAAAACAACAGTTCGGTCCATCCTCTCAGGGCTGGGGTTTGAGCTGGTTTCTGATAAGAGGGAGACCAGATTTCTTGAAATCCGCGAATTCATTCACCAGTGGATAGCAGCAGGAAGTGGCCGTGAGCAGGGTGTTACCCTCTCCGAAAGTCTGTCCCGGCATTTCATGCAGAACTACGACACACTCAGTGAGCTGTTCTCACAAATGGAAGGGAAGTCCATTGAAAAGTATCACATCGAAAAGCGGATAGAGGTAGTCAAGGAATCCCTTGTGTACACCGGCAAGTCCCTCTCACAGATCGCTTACGAAAGAGGATACAGCAGTGCTCATCACCTTTCTGCCCAATTCAAAAAGGTGACCGGCCTCAATCCTTCTCATTTCAAGCAGATTCAGAGGAGTAAGGGCCTGATAGTGCCGGATCACTCCAATGAAAAGGTGTAA
- a CDS encoding heavy metal translocating P-type ATPase: METVIEKSSATSHQVIKESFPVTGMTCAACASSVESMISHTPGVKKASVNFATNSVLVEYEDSITQETLRQAVQSIGYDLIVGEDDPSAMQQELQQKHYQDVKKRTIWSALLTLPVFIIGMFFMEWTEGRWISLALTIPILFWFGRTFFINAFKQARHGKANMDTLVALSTGIAFIYSLFNTLFPEFWHSRGIHPHVYYEAAVVIITFISLGKLLEEKAKSNTSSAIKKLMGLQPKTLKALIEGEEVEIPISSVQVGYTIIVRPGEKIPVDGEVIGGESFVDESMITGEPIAVSKAKGDKVFAGTINQKSSFQFRAEKVGGETLLSQIIKMVQEAQGSKAPVQKLVDKIAGIFVPIVMGISIITFITWMIVGGDDAFTHALLTSVAVLVIACPCALGLATPTAIMVGVGKGAEHNILIKDAESLELAHKVNAVILDKTGTITEGRPVVTDMIWGTSESNVDRSMQILLGLEAVSEHPLAEAVVNKLKADNIQPAEIEAFESITGRGASAVSGEVLYLVGNRKLIDEHHISISLPLTQAAGRLQQDAKTVIYFADEEQVLAVLAIADQVKASSRQAIQTLQHRGVEVYMLTGDNHQTAAAVAEQVGLQHFKAEVMPSDKADFVKALQARGKVVAMVGDGINDSHALAQADVSIAMGKGSDIAMDVAKMTLITSDLMSIPKALNLSSKTVMGIRQNLFWAFIYNLIGIPVAAGVLYPFNGFLLDPMIAGAAMAFSSVSVVANSLRLKASKI; this comes from the coding sequence ATGGAAACGGTAATAGAAAAATCATCCGCGACATCTCATCAGGTCATCAAGGAAAGCTTTCCGGTGACCGGGATGACCTGTGCAGCATGTGCCTCCAGTGTGGAGTCCATGATCAGTCACACTCCGGGTGTGAAAAAAGCGAGTGTCAACTTCGCTACTAATTCGGTTTTGGTGGAGTATGAAGATTCAATCACTCAGGAAACCCTGCGTCAGGCGGTCCAATCCATCGGTTATGACCTCATTGTGGGGGAGGACGATCCTTCAGCAATGCAGCAGGAGCTTCAGCAGAAGCATTATCAGGACGTGAAAAAACGAACCATCTGGTCTGCCCTGCTCACACTTCCTGTGTTCATCATTGGGATGTTCTTTATGGAATGGACCGAGGGAAGGTGGATCTCACTGGCGCTCACCATACCCATCCTTTTTTGGTTTGGGAGAACCTTCTTCATCAATGCATTTAAGCAAGCCAGACATGGAAAAGCCAACATGGATACTTTGGTGGCTCTGAGTACAGGAATAGCCTTTATTTACAGCTTGTTCAATACCCTGTTCCCAGAGTTTTGGCATAGTAGGGGCATCCACCCGCATGTGTACTATGAAGCGGCGGTGGTGATCATCACTTTTATTTCGTTGGGTAAGCTTCTTGAGGAAAAAGCAAAATCCAATACTTCATCCGCCATCAAAAAGCTCATGGGACTTCAGCCGAAAACCCTGAAGGCTTTGATTGAAGGGGAGGAAGTAGAGATTCCCATTTCATCGGTTCAGGTGGGCTATACCATCATAGTCAGGCCAGGTGAGAAAATTCCGGTAGATGGCGAAGTGATCGGGGGTGAATCTTTTGTGGATGAGAGTATGATCACAGGTGAACCCATCGCCGTTTCCAAAGCGAAGGGCGACAAGGTGTTTGCCGGCACCATCAACCAAAAAAGTTCATTTCAGTTCAGAGCTGAGAAAGTAGGCGGTGAGACCCTGCTCTCGCAAATCATCAAGATGGTACAGGAAGCCCAGGGCAGCAAAGCTCCTGTACAGAAGCTGGTCGATAAAATCGCAGGCATTTTTGTACCCATTGTGATGGGTATTTCCATCATCACCTTCATTACCTGGATGATTGTGGGTGGAGATGATGCTTTTACACATGCCCTGCTGACGTCTGTGGCGGTGTTGGTCATCGCCTGTCCTTGTGCGCTTGGACTGGCCACTCCCACGGCCATCATGGTAGGTGTGGGCAAGGGTGCAGAGCATAACATCCTTATCAAGGACGCCGAAAGCCTGGAACTCGCTCACAAAGTAAACGCTGTGATCCTGGACAAAACAGGGACCATCACAGAAGGCAGACCAGTAGTCACCGACATGATTTGGGGAACCAGCGAAAGCAACGTGGATCGATCCATGCAGATTTTGCTAGGTCTGGAGGCTGTCTCCGAGCATCCACTGGCGGAAGCCGTGGTAAATAAGCTGAAGGCCGATAACATTCAGCCAGCGGAGATAGAGGCCTTTGAAAGCATCACGGGCCGGGGTGCCAGCGCGGTGTCCGGAGAGGTCTTGTACCTTGTAGGAAACCGAAAACTGATAGATGAACATCACATCAGCATCAGCCTTCCGCTCACTCAGGCGGCTGGCCGACTACAGCAAGACGCCAAAACGGTCATTTATTTTGCGGATGAAGAGCAGGTGCTGGCAGTACTGGCCATTGCAGACCAGGTGAAGGCCAGCTCCAGACAAGCTATCCAGACATTGCAGCATCGGGGTGTGGAGGTCTATATGCTTACAGGCGATAATCATCAAACCGCTGCAGCCGTGGCAGAGCAGGTTGGGCTGCAGCATTTCAAAGCGGAAGTGATGCCTTCGGACAAAGCAGATTTCGTGAAAGCACTTCAGGCCCGGGGCAAAGTGGTGGCCATGGTGGGTGATGGTATCAACGACTCCCATGCCCTTGCGCAGGCGGATGTCAGTATTGCCATGGGCAAAGGCTCCGACATTGCCATGGATGTGGCCAAAATGACCCTGATCACTTCCGATCTGATGTCCATTCCCAAAGCACTCAACCTCTCCAGCAAGACCGTCATGGGTATTCGTCAGAACCTTTTCTGGGCGTTTATCTACAACCTGATAGGTATTCCGGTTGCGGCTGGGGTCTTGTATCCATTCAATGGTTTCTTATTGGATCCCATGATTGCCGGGGCCGCCATGGCCTTTAGCTCGGTGTCCGTAGTGGCCAATAGCCTTAGACTGAAAGCATCTAAAATTTAA
- a CDS encoding MFS transporter, with the protein MSLNTSSLYEKRWAALAVLCTAQFMVIMDTSIIGVALPAIQSALNYTPSGLQWIFNAYVIVLGGMLLLGGKLSDLYGSKNVFLWGFGVLTLASLLTGMAWSETSMNVGRALQGLGSALIAPAALNLLMSIFTDPKELGKAFGFWGAAAAAGGSAGVFLGGVLTEYMSWRWVFFINIPLGILVMLLGVSLLTNGSKLRGKIDYLSALLVTAATMLIVYTLVMVEQNGWTSLTTIGLFAIALALLILFIVIQKRSKSPLLPLSIFKAPNLSAANLVMALMAGAWIPMWFYLNLYLQQTLGYTAFWSGVALLPMTIAIMILMVGVSGKMIERFGMKNNLVAGLSVLTASLVWFSTVSVDGNFLVDVLGASLLGAVGMSLAYIPGTMAAMSGAKPEETGLASGLVNTTYQVGSAIGLAIVVAVAIAITNGLAPDGEVTTESLTAGFQGAFRTAAVIGVLGTLVALVGIKSGK; encoded by the coding sequence ATGTCATTAAACACAAGCTCGCTCTACGAGAAACGTTGGGCAGCTTTAGCGGTTCTGTGTACCGCACAGTTTATGGTAATCATGGATACCTCCATCATCGGGGTGGCCTTGCCTGCCATACAAAGTGCGCTGAACTACACCCCATCAGGACTACAATGGATCTTCAATGCCTATGTGATCGTGCTGGGCGGGATGCTGCTTCTTGGCGGAAAACTCTCCGACCTGTATGGCTCCAAGAATGTATTTCTATGGGGTTTTGGAGTGCTCACACTCGCATCATTACTCACCGGCATGGCCTGGTCTGAAACCTCCATGAATGTGGGAAGAGCATTACAAGGACTAGGATCGGCCCTCATTGCTCCTGCTGCACTTAACTTGCTCATGAGCATTTTCACGGATCCCAAGGAACTGGGCAAGGCCTTTGGTTTCTGGGGAGCAGCCGCTGCAGCCGGTGGTTCTGCAGGCGTATTCCTCGGCGGTGTACTTACAGAGTATATGTCCTGGAGATGGGTCTTTTTCATCAACATCCCCCTGGGAATACTGGTGATGCTATTGGGTGTTTCACTGCTCACGAATGGAAGCAAGCTACGAGGCAAAATTGACTATTTAAGTGCCCTGCTCGTAACCGCCGCTACCATGCTGATAGTATACACGCTTGTCATGGTAGAGCAAAATGGATGGACTTCTTTAACAACCATTGGTCTGTTTGCCATTGCACTGGCACTACTGATCTTATTCATTGTGATCCAAAAGCGCTCCAAATCTCCACTGCTTCCGTTGAGCATTTTCAAAGCACCGAATTTGTCTGCGGCCAATCTGGTGATGGCGCTAATGGCGGGAGCCTGGATTCCCATGTGGTTTTATCTGAACTTATACCTCCAGCAAACCCTTGGCTACACCGCCTTTTGGTCTGGAGTGGCGCTACTCCCGATGACCATTGCCATCATGATCCTGATGGTGGGTGTGAGTGGCAAAATGATTGAACGGTTCGGAATGAAGAACAACCTGGTGGCTGGGCTAAGTGTGCTTACGGCATCACTGGTGTGGTTCTCGACTGTCTCTGTGGACGGAAATTTCCTTGTGGATGTATTGGGTGCCTCTTTACTGGGCGCTGTTGGGATGTCGCTGGCGTACATTCCGGGAACCATGGCCGCCATGTCGGGTGCCAAACCTGAAGAAACCGGATTAGCCTCCGGCTTGGTTAACACTACTTATCAGGTGGGTTCCGCTATTGGTTTGGCCATCGTGGTGGCGGTAGCCATTGCCATCACCAATGGACTGGCACCGGACGGAGAAGTAACTACTGAGTCATTAACTGCGGGTTTTCAGGGTGCGTTCCGCACGGCTGCCGTCATCGGTGTGCTTGGAACCCTGGTGGCCCTGGTTGGGATCAAATCAGGGAAGTAA